In Rutidosis leptorrhynchoides isolate AG116_Rl617_1_P2 chromosome 2, CSIRO_AGI_Rlap_v1, whole genome shotgun sequence, one genomic interval encodes:
- the LOC139890902 gene encoding uncharacterized protein: MDPCPYVRIFVGSLGLKSTGAGSGPAIAGYCKIKLKNYPTQIAEINSVTDGDVNQVNDQVQACFNLKKSEFDKVVDKPNSVLKIEVYSGGVKSKPVCGFGSGKLLGVLTVGLDSEVNEKGSVVVRNGWVGIGERGSKSSIELHLSIRVERDPRFVFEFDGEPECSPQVFQVNGNVRQAVFTCKFSFRHNREHNLRSESSLAEVNESKSWLGSIRGDKEKPVNERKGWSVTIHDLSGSPVAMASMVTPFVPSNGKNSVSASNPGGWLILRPGHSTWKPWGRLEAWRESRNKDSIGYRFELLPDAAVSGIDPVILSNSSINLKTGGKFTIDMSSNGSSPMSTPNGSFGSGSGSGSEFEFGSWAHLMYQGFVMSSSVGGGGKCSKPEVEVEVGVNHVTCTEDAAAFVALAAAMDLSVDACQPFSRKLRKELRPDGE; the protein is encoded by the exons ATGGATCCGTGTCCTTACGTACGCATATTCGTCGGAAGTTTAGGTTTAAAGTCCACCGGCGCCGGAAGTGGTCCGGCAATTGCCGGTTACTGTAAAATCAAGCTAAAGAACTATCCTACGCAAATTGCAGAAATCAATTCAGTTACTGATGGTGATGTAAATCAAGTGAACGATCAAGTTCAAGCGTGTTTTAATTTGAAGAAATCGGAGTTCGATAAAGTTGTTGATAAACCTAATAGCGTGTTGAAAATTGAGGTTTATTCGGGTGGAGTCAAGAGTAAACCTGTATGTGGATTCGGGTCGGGTAAGCTTTTGGGTGTTTTGACGGTGGGGTTGGATTCTGAGGTGAATGAGAAAGGGTCTGTGGTGGTACGAAACGGGTGGGTTGGTATTGGTGAACGTGGTTCGAAAAGTTCGATTGAGTTGCATTTGAGTATTCGGGTCGAACGTGACCCGAGATTTGTATTTGAGTTTGATGGTGAACCCGAGTGTAGCCCACAAGTATTTCAAGTCAATGGGAATGTTCGTCAAGCTGTCTTCACTTGCAAATTCAGTTTCAGACATAACAGAGAACATAATCTGAGATCTGA GTCATCGTTAGCTGAAGTAAACGAATCAAAAAGCTGGTTAGGGTCGATACGAGGCGATAAAGAAAAACCGGTAAACGAGCGAAAAGGATGGTCGGTTACAATCCATGATTTATCCGGTTCGCCAGTTGCTATGGCGTCAATGGTGACGCCGTTTGTACCGTCAAACGGGAAGAACAGTGTCAGCGCATCGAACCCAGGTGGTTGGCTCATTTTGAGACCGGGCCATAGCACATGGAAGCCTTGGGGCCGTTTAGAGGCCTGGAGGGAGTCTAGAAATAAAGACTCGATCGGTTACCGGTTCGAGCTCTTACCCGACGCTGCGGTAAGTGGGATCGATCCGGTAATATTATCGAACTCGAGTATAAATTTGAAAACGGGTGGGAAGTTTACAATTGATATGAGTAGCAACGGGAGTTCACCGATGTCTACACCGAATGGTAGTTTTGGGTCTGGATCTGGGTCGGGTTCGGAGTTTGAATTCGGGTCATGGGCGCATTTGATGTATCAAGGTTTTGTGATGTCATCATCGGTGGGTGGTGGAGGGAAGTGTAGTAAACCGGAGGTTGAGGTTGAGGTTGGGGTTAATCACGTGACTTGCACGGAGGATGCAGCTGCTTTTGTGGCATTAGCGGCGGCAATGGATTTGAGTGTGGATGCTTGCCAACCGTTTTCTAGGAAACTCCGAAAGGAGTTGAGGCCTGACGGCGAATAG